The Armatimonadota bacterium region GCGACCTTCGCCCGCTCGCGTGCGAGGCCAATCCCCATCCCCTCTGCCAGGCGGCTGACCAGCGCACGCCGCGCTGCCAGCAGGGCCCATCGCACGGCACGGGCGTAGGTCTGCGTGGTGTAGGCATCTCCCGGTGCTCGTGCGGATGCGTAGCGCCGCACCCGCGTTCCCCGCTCGCGCACGACCTCGGCGGGGCTGAAGCAGGGCGTCTCGGGATCGCGCAGCAGGTAGGGGGCCAGGATCGCCTGCGCCTGCGGGCCGAGCACAATGGTGCGCTCCTTCCCCCGGTGCTTGGTCTTATGGTGGCGCGGGCGGTACAGCCACACGCGCGCATCGGGCTCAGGCGACACACGGACCTCCACACCCACACGGTCGACATCCGCCGGTCGCATGGTCACCAGTTCGCCCGGACGCATGCCCGTGAGCGCGTGCAGCCGGATCATGTCCGCCAGGATCGAGGGCGCATGGTCGATGGCCGCCTGGACATGCTCGCGGGCGACCGTCGTGACTGGCGGCGTCTCCCGGACCCCCGCCTCCCCGGCGCGCATGCCATCAACGATGATCAACCCCCCGTAGACGTGCGGGCTGAGCAGGCCCTGCTGCGCGCCCCACTTGAAGGCGTGCTTGATGACCTTCGTGTAGGTGTTGACCGTGCGACGGGCAAGGTCAGCGTCGACCATGCTACGACGCACCCCCTCCAGCAGCGAAGCGTTCATGTCCTCGGCAGGGAGCGTCCCGATGCCCCGCACCAGGTAAGCAAGAGCGCTTCGGCACAGGCTGACCTGGCTGGTCGGGGCCCCGTTGGCATGGCGGTAGCGGTCTCGGGCCCACTGCATGTACAGCGATGTGAGGGAGGCGACACTGCCGGTGAAGTGCGCGGGGGCATCACCCAGGGCGGCATCGCGCCACAGGGCATCGGCGATTTGCTCGGCGATCTTCGCGTCCGTCGTGGCGTGCTGATGACCGGCGGGTCGAAGGGGGATTTCCTTGCGGCGGGTTTCGCCCGGAAGGGTGACGCGCCAGTAGAAGCGATCGTTCGGACCGCGGCGATGCACTGTGC contains the following coding sequences:
- a CDS encoding site-specific integrase, with amino-acid sequence MGKAHSARPGTVHRRGPNDRFYWRVTLPGETRRKEIPLRPAGHQHATTDAKIAEQIADALWRDAALGDAPAHFTGSVASLTSLYMQWARDRYRHANGAPTSQVSLCRSALAYLVRGIGTLPAEDMNASLLEGVRRSMVDADLARRTVNTYTKVIKHAFKWGAQQGLLSPHVYGGLIIVDGMRAGEAGVRETPPVTTVAREHVQAAIDHAPSILADMIRLHALTGMRPGELVTMRPADVDRVGVEVRVSPEPDARVWLYRPRHHKTKHRGKERTIVLGPQAQAILAPYLLRDPETPCFSPAEVVRERGTRVRRYASARAPGDAYTTQTYARAVRWALLAARRALVSRLAEGMGIGLARERAKVAIPLWAPNRLRHNVATAAARTSLDVSSALLGHTSLNTTLIYAERDMHKAAAWAAKHG